A single region of the Halopiger xanaduensis SH-6 genome encodes:
- a CDS encoding glycosyltransferase: MRVAFVSLATVHHRDTETNRRLQTICELLEEAGHDVHVFCAQFWDGEHDTFEREDVTYHGLVGEPDARSAFALRLPTALAGAKPDIVHASANPPGQVVAASVGATLARAPMVLEWYGDGGVRNDRWRRWAAGRADRIHVPSELVATWLRELGVGEDALETVPNPIDLERVRSVEPDDRVDVVYARRLDEGANLESLLLGLAELRDRDWSATVVGDGPERERYEQLASDLRIDDRITFAGDCSLEERIAAYRGAHVFAQTAEHCVFPTEMLWALASGCVGIVEYHADSSAHELVEGWDRGFRTTSEDELADAIVAAGDLEYREYDDRFAAYDRSEILDRYLVGYRTLQESSGLF; encoded by the coding sequence ATGCGCGTCGCGTTCGTCTCGTTAGCAACGGTCCACCACCGCGACACCGAGACGAACCGGCGACTGCAGACGATCTGCGAACTACTCGAGGAGGCGGGCCACGACGTCCACGTTTTCTGCGCGCAGTTCTGGGACGGCGAGCACGATACGTTCGAGCGCGAGGACGTGACCTACCACGGGCTCGTGGGCGAGCCCGACGCTCGATCGGCGTTCGCGCTCCGGCTCCCGACCGCACTCGCCGGCGCGAAACCCGATATCGTCCACGCGAGCGCGAACCCGCCCGGCCAGGTGGTCGCCGCGAGCGTCGGCGCGACGCTGGCCCGCGCGCCGATGGTGCTCGAGTGGTACGGCGACGGCGGCGTCCGGAACGACCGGTGGCGACGCTGGGCGGCCGGCCGCGCCGACCGAATCCACGTGCCGTCGGAACTCGTCGCGACGTGGCTCCGGGAACTCGGCGTCGGCGAGGACGCGCTCGAGACCGTGCCGAACCCGATCGACCTCGAGCGCGTGCGGTCGGTCGAGCCCGACGACCGGGTCGACGTCGTCTACGCGCGCCGGCTCGACGAGGGGGCGAACCTCGAGAGCCTCCTGCTGGGGCTGGCCGAACTCCGCGATCGCGACTGGTCGGCGACGGTCGTCGGCGACGGCCCCGAGCGCGAGCGCTACGAGCAACTGGCGAGCGACCTCCGGATCGACGATCGGATCACGTTCGCGGGCGACTGCTCGCTCGAGGAGCGGATCGCCGCCTACCGCGGCGCCCACGTCTTCGCGCAGACGGCCGAACACTGCGTCTTTCCCACGGAGATGCTCTGGGCGCTCGCCTCGGGCTGCGTCGGCATCGTCGAGTACCACGCCGACTCGAGCGCCCACGAACTCGTCGAAGGCTGGGATCGCGGTTTTCGAACGACGAGCGAGGACGAACTGGCCGACGCCATCGTCGCGGCCGGCGACCTCGAGTACCGCGAGTACGACGACCGGTTCGCGGCGTACGACCGATCGGAGATTCTGGACCGGTACCTGGTGGGGTACCGGACGCTGCAGGAATCGAGCGGGCTCTTTTGA
- a CDS encoding S9 family peptidase, with protein sequence MGYDIERYLNIRSAYGASFGPDGERLSFLMNTTGTAQVWTVREPQEWPEQRTFYDETVSFASWSPERPELIFGMDEGGNERAQLYRLDAATGEIENLTAMPDAKHRWGGWSHDGDRCAFASNRRDEAVFDIYVQSRDETGDDAELVYEGDGWLSLSGWSPDDSRLLVSQAYSNFDQDLYVLDLEADDPDLEHLTPHEGDVRYQSASWAPDGEGIYLVTDEGDADTLYLAYLDLETKELETVADGEGWNVDGIALDDETGRFVYSRNVEGYTDLTVGEFDPDAPTEFETFPEPDLPGGISGGVSFGPDAERFALSTTGDTVNTNVFVVDLETGDAEQWTRAPTAGIPPETFDESDLVHVESFGVDGQSPSARGTPEESHAGLEVPGFLTLPDDYEEGDANDGDGVPVIVDIHGGPESQRRPSFSSVKQYFLDRGYAYFEPNVRGSAGYGADYAALDDVEKRMDSVADIEACVEWLQDHPAVDPDRIAAKGGSYGGFMVLAALTEYPDLWAAGVDVVGIANFVTFLENTGDWRRELREAEYGSLAEDREFLEEISPTNNIEHIEAPLFVLHGENDPRVPVGEAEQIAEKAEAQGVPVRKFIFDDEGHGFSKLENRIEAYSAIADFLDEHV encoded by the coding sequence ATGGGTTACGACATCGAACGCTATCTCAACATTCGCAGCGCCTACGGCGCCTCGTTCGGCCCCGACGGCGAGCGCCTCTCCTTCCTGATGAACACGACCGGTACGGCGCAGGTCTGGACGGTCCGAGAGCCCCAGGAGTGGCCCGAGCAGCGGACGTTCTACGACGAAACGGTGAGCTTCGCCTCGTGGTCGCCCGAGCGGCCCGAACTGATCTTCGGGATGGACGAGGGCGGCAACGAGCGCGCGCAACTCTACCGGCTCGACGCGGCGACGGGCGAGATCGAGAACCTGACGGCGATGCCCGACGCCAAGCACCGCTGGGGCGGCTGGAGCCACGACGGCGACCGGTGCGCCTTCGCCTCCAATCGCCGCGACGAGGCGGTTTTCGACATCTACGTGCAGAGCCGCGACGAGACGGGCGACGACGCGGAACTCGTCTACGAGGGCGACGGGTGGCTCTCCCTCTCGGGGTGGAGCCCTGACGACTCCCGCCTGCTCGTCTCGCAGGCCTACTCCAACTTCGACCAGGATCTGTACGTCCTCGACCTCGAGGCGGACGATCCCGACCTCGAGCACCTCACGCCACACGAGGGCGACGTCCGCTATCAGAGCGCGAGTTGGGCGCCCGATGGCGAGGGGATCTACCTCGTGACGGACGAGGGCGACGCGGACACCCTGTATCTGGCCTACCTCGACCTCGAGACAAAAGAACTCGAGACGGTCGCAGACGGCGAGGGCTGGAACGTCGACGGCATCGCGCTGGACGACGAGACCGGCCGATTCGTCTACTCGCGCAACGTCGAGGGTTACACCGACCTCACGGTCGGCGAGTTCGACCCCGACGCGCCGACCGAGTTCGAGACGTTCCCCGAACCCGACCTTCCGGGCGGGATTTCGGGCGGCGTCAGCTTCGGTCCCGACGCCGAGCGGTTCGCGCTCTCGACGACCGGCGACACGGTCAACACGAACGTTTTCGTCGTCGACCTCGAGACCGGCGACGCCGAGCAGTGGACCCGCGCGCCCACCGCTGGCATCCCGCCCGAAACGTTCGACGAGTCCGACCTCGTCCACGTCGAGAGCTTCGGCGTTGACGGGCAAAGCCCGTCAGCCCGTGGGACTCCAGAGGAGTCCCACGCTGGCCTCGAGGTACCGGGCTTTCTCACGCTTCCGGACGACTACGAGGAGGGCGACGCGAACGACGGCGACGGCGTCCCCGTCATCGTCGACATCCACGGCGGCCCCGAGAGCCAGCGCCGCCCCTCGTTCTCGAGCGTCAAGCAGTACTTCCTCGACCGGGGCTACGCGTACTTCGAACCCAACGTCCGCGGCTCCGCGGGCTACGGCGCCGACTACGCCGCGCTGGACGACGTCGAGAAGCGGATGGACTCCGTGGCGGACATCGAGGCCTGCGTCGAGTGGCTGCAGGACCACCCCGCCGTCGATCCCGACCGCATCGCCGCCAAGGGCGGCTCCTACGGCGGCTTCATGGTGCTGGCCGCGCTGACCGAGTACCCCGACCTCTGGGCGGCCGGCGTCGACGTCGTCGGCATCGCTAACTTCGTCACGTTCCTCGAGAACACCGGCGACTGGCGCCGCGAACTCCGCGAGGCCGAGTACGGCTCGCTCGCCGAGGACCGCGAGTTCCTCGAGGAAATCTCGCCGACGAACAACATCGAGCACATCGAAGCCCCGCTGTTCGTCCTCCACGGCGAGAACGATCCTCGCGTCCCGGTCGGCGAGGCCGAACAGATCGCCGAGAAAGCAGAAGCACAGGGCGTCCCCGTCCGAAAATTCATCTTCGACGACGAGGGCCACGGCTTCTCGAAGCTCGAGAACCGTATCGAGGCCTACTCCGCGATTGCGGACTTCCTCGACGAGCACGTCTGA
- a CDS encoding ABC transporter ATP-binding protein, translating into MPAIETSALTKRYGDDVLAVDDLELVVEDGEIFGFLGPNGAGKSTTINMLLDFVRPTTGRATVLGHDAQEEADVIRERIGVLPEGATLYDRLTGREHLEWVIDTKGADEDPDALLERVGLEPEDGDRSAGGYSKGMQQRLGFAMALVGDPDLLILDEPSSGLDPTGMQGMREIIAAEADRGTTVFFSSHILGEVEAICDRVGIMNAGRLVATGTLDALRADLDLDASITLEVERVPDALIGDLEAREDVRSVTVDDSRITVSCAATPVKYDVVTAAGEVADVRDIVSEDTSLEQLFNTYTNSERTAAGDADAGRAEPPDAVEEVSA; encoded by the coding sequence GTGCCCGCTATCGAAACCTCCGCACTGACGAAACGGTACGGCGACGACGTCCTCGCCGTCGACGACCTCGAGCTGGTCGTCGAGGACGGCGAGATATTCGGCTTTCTCGGCCCCAACGGCGCCGGGAAGTCGACGACGATCAATATGCTCCTAGATTTCGTGCGGCCTACCACAGGCCGTGCAACGGTGCTCGGCCACGACGCGCAGGAGGAGGCCGACGTCATCCGCGAGCGCATCGGCGTCCTCCCCGAGGGCGCGACGTTGTACGATCGGCTCACCGGCCGCGAACACCTCGAGTGGGTGATCGACACCAAGGGGGCCGACGAGGACCCCGACGCGCTCCTCGAGCGGGTCGGCCTCGAGCCCGAGGACGGGGACCGCTCCGCCGGCGGCTACTCGAAGGGCATGCAACAGCGGCTCGGCTTCGCGATGGCGCTGGTCGGCGATCCCGACCTGCTCATCCTCGACGAACCCTCGTCGGGACTCGACCCGACCGGCATGCAGGGGATGCGCGAGATCATCGCCGCTGAAGCCGACCGCGGCACGACGGTGTTCTTCTCGAGCCACATCCTCGGCGAGGTCGAGGCGATCTGCGACCGCGTCGGGATCATGAACGCCGGGCGACTCGTCGCGACGGGAACCCTCGACGCGCTGCGGGCGGATCTCGACCTCGACGCCTCGATCACGCTCGAGGTCGAGCGCGTGCCGGACGCGCTCATCGGCGACCTCGAGGCCCGCGAAGACGTCCGATCGGTGACCGTCGACGACTCGAGGATTACGGTCTCCTGCGCTGCGACGCCCGTGAAGTACGACGTCGTGACAGCGGCGGGTGAGGTCGCCGACGTCCGCGACATCGTTTCGGAGGACACGTCGCTCGAGCAGTTGTTCAACACGTATACGAACAGCGAGCGAACGGCAGCGGGAGATGCCGACGCTGGCCGTGCCGAGCCGCCGGACGCCGTCGAGGAGGTGTCCGCATGA
- a CDS encoding ABC transporter permease: MSTLSVAKKDFLDVRRSKTVWTVGALYTLFAVLFFYFGQTGVSEPNVINQLFSLASIGSLFIPLIALVAAYLAIAGERESGSIKYLLSLPNTRRDVVLGKYLSRGAVVGAAIGFAFAVGAVLTLLWYPSLEAATFARVVALTLLFTLAYVAVAIGISAATSSRSRAMGGAVGFYFVGNLLMIFPGLSIVGVFQYALNGRLGLDISEHAFEFVRRLSPTVAYESAMPLAIPDDEITLTGTTDVPAYLEPEVALLVLVAWLVVPVALGLWHFDRVDLG; the protein is encoded by the coding sequence ATGAGCACGCTCTCGGTCGCCAAGAAGGACTTCCTCGACGTCCGCCGCTCGAAAACGGTCTGGACCGTCGGAGCGCTGTACACGCTGTTCGCGGTGCTGTTCTTCTATTTCGGCCAAACTGGGGTATCCGAACCCAACGTCATCAACCAACTCTTCTCGCTTGCAAGCATCGGATCGCTGTTCATCCCGCTGATCGCGCTTGTCGCGGCGTACCTCGCGATCGCCGGCGAGCGGGAGTCGGGCAGCATCAAGTACCTGCTCTCCCTGCCGAACACGCGCCGCGACGTCGTCCTCGGGAAGTACCTCTCCCGCGGGGCCGTTGTCGGCGCCGCGATCGGCTTCGCGTTCGCCGTCGGCGCGGTGCTGACGCTGCTCTGGTACCCCTCGCTCGAGGCGGCCACCTTCGCTCGCGTCGTCGCCCTGACGCTGCTGTTTACGCTGGCATACGTCGCGGTTGCGATCGGCATCTCCGCGGCGACGAGTTCCCGGTCGCGGGCGATGGGCGGCGCGGTCGGCTTTTACTTCGTCGGCAACCTGCTGATGATCTTCCCCGGACTCTCGATCGTCGGCGTGTTCCAGTACGCGCTGAACGGTCGGCTCGGGCTGGATATCTCGGAACACGCGTTCGAGTTCGTGCGGCGACTCAGCCCGACCGTCGCGTACGAGTCGGCAATGCCGCTGGCGATCCCGGACGACGAGATCACGCTCACCGGAACCACGGACGTCCCGGCATACCTCGAGCCCGAGGTCGCGCTGCTCGTGCTGGTCGCCTGGCTCGTCGTGCCGGTCGCGCTCGGCCTGTGGCACTTCGATCGTGTCGATCTCGGGTGA
- a CDS encoding TorD/DmsD family molecular chaperone has protein sequence MSVDQRALYEARLELVNFLIDAFADVPTAAFVATLLGDEITFPEGSVDDRLDRGFERLDSFIAENENRDPDAVQEDLEREFTRLFVGPRPPILPHETYYREDTDFRGAGLAEVEASYGAAGWSPPEDYPEENDYVAVELAFLRNLIRRQREGYEETFGYQRVFHEEHLSEWIADFAADVREQTDEPFYAAVADVLEGYIAFEEEIAVQMA, from the coding sequence ATGAGCGTCGATCAGCGCGCGCTCTACGAGGCCCGCCTCGAGCTGGTGAACTTCCTGATCGACGCGTTCGCGGACGTGCCGACGGCGGCGTTCGTCGCGACGCTGCTGGGCGACGAGATCACGTTCCCGGAGGGCAGCGTCGACGACCGACTCGACCGCGGCTTCGAGCGACTGGATTCGTTCATCGCCGAAAACGAGAACCGCGATCCCGACGCCGTCCAGGAGGATCTCGAGCGCGAGTTCACGCGGCTGTTCGTCGGCCCGCGGCCGCCGATCCTCCCCCACGAGACCTACTACCGCGAGGACACCGACTTCCGCGGGGCGGGGCTGGCCGAGGTCGAGGCCAGCTACGGCGCGGCCGGCTGGTCGCCGCCCGAGGACTACCCCGAGGAGAACGACTACGTCGCCGTCGAACTGGCCTTCCTCCGGAACCTGATCCGGCGACAGCGCGAGGGCTACGAGGAGACGTTCGGCTACCAGCGGGTCTTCCACGAGGAACACCTCTCGGAGTGGATCGCGGACTTCGCCGCGGACGTCCGCGAGCAGACCGACGAACCGTTCTACGCGGCCGTCGCTGACGTGCTCGAGGGCTATATCGCGTTCGAGGAAGAGATCGCGGTGCAGATGGCCTGA
- a CDS encoding hydrogenase iron-sulfur subunit, which produces MNVGSFVCSCADTCDIDLEGARDGIEGVDVAASSRLLCEDGLPAMERVIEEYDLDEVIVTCPEERVQRKLRRVAEQRSVHPDAVSFVDQREGAGWVHDEASATAKTARMINARQAGLEAESIPRSISQEAGDSVAVVGDPETAAALAADADVTLIADGREYVDSAADLDDVTIERGRVVGVDGRYGDFTIRLEACVTEDCISCMKCVHEGPDGAVTRYPVDIDPDAPDGAWTEVCPTDAIDLEGVERTLEVDQVVYPAANRQTRGGRIGFYTAPIDAATIAAVKRHVGGLEKPDHLDLEMDVCAAGDSSQPGCNECVEVCPHDAVERTKIDEVEFHKDACQNCGACTSACPTGATRLREPSNERIAREVEALLRRTDDEGGWLLNRSGSDLETPIVAFVCSEEADDALREYGRLAAAGKAEVEYPPILPVHVNCTDTVGEAHAMHALACGADGVAIVGCGGDCLHSGPDPKADLVDRLNRASRDLELGERFEFFAPDPDEPGAFVEAISTFAVELEESPVPEGEHEATGETDDSERENPAFDSHGWTLESVRAILAHVEPEREVIRGLKDFGRMAVDDGCTFTPTCSTLCPTDAIRRDEEGAVLEFNHERCVNCGTCEEGCVEDAITMHDGLHLSLLPERRDDASEPAWVTVHDGEMRECRNCGEPFASEGTARKIEGEVGGIVAGVAPSAAGSVFDYCDNCRAQFLYDRGGGPSGTDGAGGAGGTDGTGAGGERQ; this is translated from the coding sequence ATGAACGTCGGAAGCTTCGTCTGTTCCTGCGCCGACACCTGCGATATCGACCTCGAGGGTGCTCGGGACGGGATCGAGGGCGTCGACGTGGCGGCGAGTTCGCGCCTGCTGTGCGAGGACGGCTTGCCCGCGATGGAGCGGGTGATCGAAGAGTACGACCTCGACGAGGTGATCGTCACCTGCCCGGAGGAGCGCGTCCAGCGGAAACTTCGGCGCGTCGCCGAGCAGCGGAGCGTCCACCCCGACGCGGTCTCGTTCGTCGATCAGCGCGAGGGCGCCGGCTGGGTCCACGACGAGGCCAGCGCGACGGCCAAGACCGCCCGCATGATCAACGCCCGTCAGGCTGGTCTCGAGGCCGAGTCCATTCCTCGGTCGATCTCCCAGGAAGCCGGCGACAGCGTCGCGGTCGTCGGCGACCCCGAGACCGCCGCAGCGCTGGCCGCGGACGCCGACGTGACCCTGATCGCCGACGGGCGGGAGTACGTCGATTCGGCCGCCGATCTGGACGACGTGACGATCGAGCGCGGCCGCGTCGTCGGCGTCGACGGCCGCTACGGGGACTTTACGATCCGGCTCGAGGCGTGCGTCACCGAGGACTGTATCTCCTGTATGAAATGCGTCCACGAGGGCCCCGACGGCGCCGTGACGCGCTATCCGGTCGACATCGACCCCGACGCACCCGACGGCGCGTGGACCGAGGTCTGTCCCACCGACGCGATCGACCTCGAGGGCGTCGAACGTACGCTCGAGGTCGATCAGGTCGTCTACCCCGCCGCGAACCGGCAAACGCGGGGCGGCCGAATCGGCTTCTACACCGCGCCGATCGACGCGGCCACGATCGCCGCAGTCAAGCGACACGTCGGCGGCCTCGAGAAGCCCGACCACCTCGACCTCGAGATGGACGTCTGCGCGGCCGGCGACTCGAGCCAGCCGGGCTGCAACGAGTGCGTCGAGGTCTGTCCGCACGACGCCGTCGAACGCACGAAGATCGACGAGGTCGAATTTCACAAGGACGCCTGCCAGAACTGCGGGGCCTGCACCAGCGCCTGTCCGACCGGCGCGACGCGACTCCGGGAACCGTCGAACGAGCGCATCGCCCGCGAAGTCGAGGCACTCCTCCGCCGGACCGACGACGAGGGCGGCTGGCTGCTGAACCGCTCGGGATCGGACCTCGAGACCCCGATCGTCGCGTTCGTCTGTTCGGAGGAGGCCGACGACGCCCTGCGGGAGTACGGCCGCCTCGCCGCCGCGGGAAAGGCCGAGGTCGAGTACCCGCCGATTCTCCCCGTGCACGTGAACTGCACCGACACCGTCGGCGAGGCCCACGCGATGCACGCGCTGGCCTGCGGCGCCGACGGCGTGGCGATCGTCGGCTGCGGCGGCGACTGTCTCCACTCCGGCCCCGATCCGAAGGCCGACCTCGTCGACCGGCTGAATCGGGCGAGCCGCGACCTCGAGTTGGGTGAGCGGTTCGAATTCTTCGCGCCCGATCCCGACGAACCGGGCGCGTTCGTCGAAGCGATCTCGACGTTTGCGGTCGAACTCGAGGAGTCGCCGGTGCCGGAGGGCGAGCACGAGGCGACCGGCGAGACCGACGATTCCGAGCGCGAGAATCCCGCGTTCGACAGTCACGGCTGGACCTTAGAGAGCGTCCGCGCAATCTTAGCGCACGTCGAGCCCGAGCGCGAGGTGATCCGCGGCCTGAAGGACTTCGGTCGGATGGCCGTCGACGACGGCTGTACGTTCACCCCGACGTGTTCGACGCTCTGCCCGACCGACGCGATCCGGCGCGACGAGGAGGGGGCCGTCCTCGAGTTCAATCACGAGCGCTGCGTGAACTGCGGGACCTGCGAGGAGGGCTGCGTCGAGGACGCGATCACGATGCACGACGGCCTTCACCTGTCGCTGCTGCCCGAGCGCCGGGACGACGCGTCGGAGCCGGCCTGGGTCACGGTTCACGACGGCGAGATGCGCGAGTGTCGCAACTGCGGCGAGCCGTTCGCCAGCGAGGGCACCGCCCGCAAGATCGAGGGCGAGGTCGGCGGGATCGTCGCCGGCGTCGCACCGAGCGCGGCGGGCAGCGTCTTCGACTACTGCGACAACTGTCGCGCGCAGTTTCTGTACGACCGCGGCGGCGGCCCGAGCGGGACGGACGGAGCCGGCGGCGCCGGTGGCACCGACGGTACTGGTGCCGGAGGTGAGCGCCAATGA
- a CDS encoding molybdopterin-dependent oxidoreductase translates to MSAGEDPVTIDLDRRSFVKASALAGGVFLGGGAAGHALGGTQEEQGDDGVPEGEETSKVICNYCAVGCGFKAVKDGNSFVGQEPWFENPINNGSLCSKGAGILETEHSPKRLKHPMRKEDGEWRRVTWDDAFREIADTWEQTIEEYSRESVMFLGSAHHSNEAAYASRKFAAFMGTNNVDHQARICHSPTVTGLANTWGFGAMTNTINDYRNFDLLIILGQNPAESHPIAMQHILEGQARGGTIVSIDPRYTKTSAHADYFYRLRPGTDVALVMGLLNYINEQDELDDEFLAGRVMGWPDVESELEQYDLETVSDITWIDQGDLEEIGDLIIENKPQIQVEWAMGGTQHNNGTQNIRSYAIFSLATGSAARSGGGLQVMRGHANVQGATDLGVDASILPGYYGVDAPGSWEHWADVWDRSPWTSGSTSFEELYEKFELLPEDVWEGTQTPAEVEAGGAGVDVEEEAAGEGGEGEADVQGEDEEAEGDEDAGDEEEEEEGLQAEAPIDDVEERSMMFQIGLTVARWYEAALEQGDRLLESNLYQPDPLKMAFFWGHSANSISEMDKMKQAMENLDLLVVVDVFPAVAGTLPDDADVLLLPASSQYEHVRTVTNSHRSVQWSEAVAEPAHNSKPDLQIMQELAQYMGFGEHFDWGNGPEVHNGRSSYEDALREINLGVRSIGYQQPPEKLQQHHEYDWAFNADDLRAQNTGTPVDGDYWSLPWPYWGDDHPGSPIIWTKEADPRDGGHDFRENWGVRAPTAEEWNDLEIDKEYPLQETYDEHGEDGLDLIAESFEAPWWDDQEIEGVPSYPGYSTVLPDDPTNPSTQTTPVEMALDEEQSVYDAAQAVAEQYDDIGVDPSAYEEYDNAQPDPPTGRGKARAVVWNFLDTVPVHREPVESPRPDLVEEWPANGEQRNFWRLDQNNATVQQRATEAVHTELGSDSQNGRTVILTSGRQVEHQGGGAETRNNEYTADRQPHMYAEISPALAEALDVVGGDDHVIVESADKGAILVKAKVTNRVNDEEIFLPYHWGGVFHGEDLTPNWPDGTEPLAIGESANIITPSGFDAETQMQETKSGVVHVQKATQSVVDDYDMEFIDYPQDEHGLGAQKQYDVREWDMYEGGEQL, encoded by the coding sequence ATGAGCGCCGGGGAAGACCCGGTCACGATCGACCTCGACCGGCGCTCGTTCGTAAAAGCCAGCGCGCTCGCGGGCGGGGTCTTCCTCGGCGGCGGGGCCGCCGGGCACGCGCTCGGCGGCACGCAGGAGGAGCAGGGCGACGACGGCGTCCCCGAGGGAGAGGAGACGTCGAAGGTGATCTGCAACTACTGCGCCGTCGGCTGCGGCTTCAAGGCGGTCAAGGACGGCAACTCCTTCGTCGGGCAGGAGCCGTGGTTCGAGAACCCGATCAACAACGGCTCGCTCTGCTCGAAGGGCGCGGGCATCCTCGAGACCGAACACTCGCCCAAGCGCCTGAAGCATCCGATGCGAAAGGAGGACGGCGAGTGGCGTCGCGTGACCTGGGACGACGCCTTCCGGGAGATCGCCGACACGTGGGAGCAGACGATCGAGGAGTACAGCCGCGAGAGCGTCATGTTCCTAGGTAGCGCCCACCACTCGAACGAGGCGGCCTACGCCAGCCGCAAGTTCGCGGCGTTCATGGGCACGAACAACGTCGATCACCAGGCGCGGATCTGTCACTCTCCGACGGTCACGGGGCTGGCCAACACCTGGGGCTTCGGCGCGATGACCAACACGATCAACGACTACCGCAACTTCGACCTGCTCATCATTTTAGGGCAGAACCCCGCCGAGTCCCACCCGATCGCGATGCAGCACATCTTAGAGGGTCAGGCCCGCGGCGGGACGATCGTCTCGATCGACCCCCGCTACACGAAGACCTCGGCCCATGCCGACTACTTCTACCGCCTGCGCCCGGGGACGGACGTCGCGCTGGTCATGGGCCTGCTCAACTACATCAACGAGCAGGACGAACTCGACGACGAGTTCCTCGCGGGCCGCGTGATGGGCTGGCCGGACGTCGAGTCCGAACTCGAGCAGTACGACCTCGAGACGGTGTCCGATATCACCTGGATCGATCAGGGCGATCTCGAGGAGATCGGCGATCTGATCATCGAGAACAAACCGCAGATCCAGGTCGAGTGGGCGATGGGCGGGACCCAGCACAACAACGGGACCCAGAACATCCGCTCGTACGCCATCTTTAGCCTCGCAACCGGGAGCGCGGCCCGCTCGGGCGGCGGCCTTCAGGTCATGCGCGGCCACGCGAACGTCCAGGGCGCGACCGATCTCGGCGTCGACGCGAGCATCCTGCCGGGCTACTACGGCGTCGACGCGCCGGGGTCGTGGGAGCACTGGGCCGACGTCTGGGATCGGAGCCCCTGGACCAGCGGCAGCACCTCGTTCGAGGAACTGTACGAGAAATTCGAGCTGCTGCCGGAGGACGTGTGGGAGGGAACGCAGACGCCAGCCGAGGTCGAAGCGGGCGGTGCGGGCGTCGACGTCGAGGAAGAAGCGGCGGGCGAAGGCGGCGAGGGTGAAGCGGACGTCCAGGGCGAAGACGAGGAGGCGGAAGGCGACGAGGACGCGGGAGACGAAGAGGAAGAGGAGGAAGGGCTGCAAGCCGAAGCGCCGATCGACGACGTCGAGGAGCGGTCGATGATGTTCCAGATCGGGCTGACCGTCGCCCGCTGGTACGAGGCGGCCCTGGAGCAGGGGGATCGACTGCTCGAGTCGAACCTCTACCAGCCCGACCCGCTGAAGATGGCCTTTTTCTGGGGTCACTCGGCGAACTCCATCAGCGAGATGGACAAGATGAAGCAGGCGATGGAGAACCTCGACCTGCTGGTGGTCGTCGACGTCTTCCCCGCCGTCGCCGGCACCTTACCCGACGACGCGGACGTGCTCCTGTTGCCGGCCTCGAGCCAGTACGAGCACGTTCGGACGGTGACCAACTCCCACCGGTCGGTCCAGTGGAGCGAAGCCGTCGCGGAGCCGGCGCACAACTCCAAGCCCGACCTCCAGATCATGCAGGAACTGGCCCAGTACATGGGCTTCGGCGAGCACTTCGACTGGGGGAACGGGCCGGAGGTCCACAACGGGCGCAGTTCCTACGAGGACGCGCTGCGGGAGATCAACCTCGGCGTCCGCTCGATCGGCTACCAGCAGCCCCCCGAGAAGCTCCAGCAGCACCACGAGTACGACTGGGCGTTCAACGCCGACGATCTGCGGGCGCAGAACACGGGGACTCCCGTGGACGGCGACTACTGGTCGCTGCCCTGGCCCTACTGGGGCGATGACCACCCCGGCTCGCCGATCATCTGGACGAAGGAGGCCGACCCCCGCGACGGCGGCCACGACTTCCGCGAGAACTGGGGAGTCAGAGCGCCCACGGCCGAGGAGTGGAACGACCTCGAGATCGACAAGGAGTACCCGCTGCAGGAGACCTACGACGAACACGGTGAGGACGGCCTCGATCTGATTGCCGAATCGTTCGAGGCGCCGTGGTGGGACGATCAGGAAATCGAGGGCGTCCCGTCGTACCCCGGCTATTCGACGGTCCTCCCGGACGATCCGACGAACCCGTCGACCCAGACGACGCCGGTCGAGATGGCCCTCGACGAGGAGCAGTCGGTGTACGACGCCGCGCAAGCCGTCGCCGAGCAGTACGACGACATCGGCGTCGATCCGTCGGCCTACGAGGAGTACGACAACGCCCAGCCCGATCCGCCGACCGGTCGCGGGAAGGCGCGCGCGGTCGTCTGGAACTTCCTCGATACGGTGCCCGTCCACCGCGAACCCGTCGAGAGTCCGCGTCCGGATCTGGTCGAGGAGTGGCCCGCGAACGGGGAGCAGCGGAACTTCTGGCGGCTCGACCAGAACAACGCCACCGTCCAGCAGCGGGCGACCGAGGCGGTCCACACGGAACTGGGTAGCGACTCTCAAAACGGCCGCACCGTGATCCTCACGTCCGGCCGGCAGGTCGAACACCAGGGCGGCGGCGCGGAGACGCGGAACAACGAGTATACCGCCGACCGCCAGCCCCACATGTACGCGGAGATCAGTCCCGCGCTCGCGGAGGCACTCGACGTCGTCGGCGGCGACGATCACGTCATCGTGGAGTCGGCCGACAAGGGCGCGATCCTCGTGAAGGCGAAGGTGACCAACCGCGTCAACGACGAGGAGATCTTCCTGCCCTACCACTGGGGCGGCGTCTTCCACGGCGAGGATCTGACGCCGAACTGGCCCGACGGCACCGAACCGCTCGCGATCGGCGAGAGCGCGAACATCATCACGCCGAGCGGCTTCGACGCCGAGACCCAGATGCAGGAGACGAAGTCCGGCGTGGTCCACGTCCAGAAGGCTACCCAGTCGGTGGTCGACGACTACGACATGGAGTTCATCGACTACCCGCAGGACGAGCACGGCCTCGGCGCGCAGAAACAGTACGACGTCCGCGAGTGGGACATGTACGAGGGAGGTGAGCAACTGTGA